In Lutra lutra chromosome 13, mLutLut1.2, whole genome shotgun sequence, one genomic interval encodes:
- the DMRTA1 gene encoding doublesex- and mab-3-related transcription factor A1 — MEQSQCGSRDRSGSGRPHLAPGLVTAAPPTPSSALPVPSGIPVPPTFLRPPSLFLRAAAAATGSGGCRSAPGLERGVGAVSCGYPRTPKCARCRNHGVVSALKGHKRFCSWRDCACAKCTLIAERQRVMAAQVALRRQQAQEESEARGLQRLLYPGPCGPGGRTSGSNSNRMENSQASSGPAAVTAMELSALRQASLATPAFQVVHPDNAELKQELKESKCDSCQSGQEEPVSKSHQCTLGSSPKSNGVIGKQNIRPSISESSNKEDSIQPLHLGELSGGEESPRSLSSSDLESGNESEWAKDFIAARASLPTLSSRPRDPLDILTRIFPSYRRSRLEGILRFCKGDVVQAIEQVLNGKEHQQDTRDLASSGELENTAFQRASNFSLGGIGFGTLGNKSAFSPLQTVSASYGGDSGLYSLSPRLGINPLRLTYTSPGRGLSGFMSPYLTPGLVPALPFRPALDYAFSGMIRESSYLPSKDSVTGGRLYSRPNQDNL, encoded by the exons ATGGAGCAGTCACAGTGTGGCAGCAGAGACCGCAGCGGCAGCGGCCGACCCCACTTGGCCCCAGGGCTGGTGACGGCTGCCCCTCCAACCCCGTCTTCGGCCTTGCCAGTACCCTCGGGGATTCCAGTTCCTCCAACTTTCCTGCGGCCACCCAGCCTCTTTCTGCGGGCAGCCGCAGCCGCCACGGGAAGCGGAGGTTGTCGGTCGGCTCCGGGACTGGAGAGGGGTGTGGGTGCGGTGAGCTGCGGCTACCCGCGGACACCCAAATGCGCCCGTTGTCGCAACCACGGCGTCGTGTCGGCACTCAAGGGCCACAAACGCTTCTGCAGCTGGCGGGACTGCGCGTGTGCCAAGTGCACCCTGATTGCCGAGCGCCAGCGCGTCATGGCTGCCCAGGTGGCGCTGCGCCGGCAACAGGCCCAGGAGGAGAGTGAGGCCCGGGGGCTGCAGAGGCTCCTGTACCCTGGTCCCTGCGGGCCGGGGGGTCGGACATCCGGAAGCAACAGCAACAGAATGGAGAATTCCCAGGCCTCCAGCGGCCCTGCGGCGGTGACAGCAATGGAACTGAGTGCCTTGAGGCAGGCTAGTCTGGCGACGCCTGCTTTCCAAGTAGTCCATCCAGATAACGCGGAGCTAAAGCAAG AACTAAAAGAGAGTAAATGTGACTCATGCCAGAGTGGACAAGAAGAGCCAGTCTCTAAATCCCATCAGTGTACTTTGGGATCATCTCCTAAGTCTAATGGTGTCattggaaaacaaaacatcagGCCATCTATTTCAGAAAGTTCAAACAAGGAAGATAGTATTCAGCCTCTTCACCTTGGGGAGCTATCAGGAGGGGAAGAGAGTCCCAGATCCCTGTCATCATCTGATTTGGAATCAGGAAATGAAAGTGAGTGGGCCAAAGACTTCATTGCTGCCAGAGCCAGCCTTCCCACACTGTCCTCAAGACCAAGAGACCCTCTTGATATCCTTACCAGGATTTTTCCAAGTTATAGGCGTAGCCGGCTAGAAGGCATTCTGCGCTTCTGCAAAGGGGATGTGGTTCAAGCCATTGAACAGGTCCTAAATGGGAAGGAACACCAACAAGACACCAGGGACCTAGCAAGCTCAGGAGAATTGGAAAATACAGCTTTTCAGAGAGCGTCAAATTTTAGTTTAGGTGGAATTGGTTTTGGAACTCTAGGGAATAAATcagctttctctcctcttcagaCTGTTTCTGCTTCTTATGGAGGTGATTCAGGTCTCTACAGCTTAAGTCCTAGACTAGGTATCAATCCTTTACGGCTGACATATACCTctccaggaagagggctctctgGTTTTATGTCTCCTTACCTAACTCCAGGGTTGGTACCAGCATTGCCTTTTCGACCAGCTTTGGATTATGCGTTTTCAGGAATGATTAGGGAGTCTTCCTACCTTCCCAGTAAAGACTCAGTAACTGGTGGCAGATTGTATTCCAGGCCAAATCAGGACAATCTGTAG